A region of the Plasmodium vinckei vinckei genome assembly, chromosome: PVVCY_11 genome:
tttttatgttaccTTTTAGTTATTTGCTTAtactatattataattttatgacccgttcataaaattatgaatgattttattttcattttattactttttttgtgtgtgattatatacatatgtgtACAAATTActtaatttaaaacattttaaaatccattttttaattacttcttttttgattattattGAAATTACAATCataattgttatatttatttctttgcATTTCTATTCTCCCAGTTGCTATGCAAATATATCTACAATAATGTATGGTGATGTCCCCAAAtgctttatatattcatatgtaATATAGCTAAATTTGAGCATTTTGTTTCGGTGTAAAAAAAGTACTTTGATTAAGCATTTTCCCGTTACAGCAATATacgatatatatttttatacatttgtttattcacgtatttatatatacatgtggATATCCATAAAATACAATTGTAATTGTGTATAAATACACGTTTCCCCTTCCCCGcgtgtattaaaaaaaaaaaagtacaaACTcgtatatatgaataaatgGCTCAGTACAACGATGTTTCTAGTATAGTTATCGATTTGGGGTttgaaaatacaaaaattggGTATTCAGGGGATGAAAAtcctaaaaatattttcagtTCAAATGTTGGAGTCCCTTTAGATTtggaagaaaaaataaaaaatgaaatatatagaaaatgttTATGCACAAAAGatgaattttatatgtttaatttaatatatcccctattttatttacaacCACGTGAAAACATCACactaaaaaattgtttatatctagataataaaaataattttaatattaatgaagatgttttagaaaaaatactttttatgaatataaatggTGATAGATCAGTATATAAGTTGATACAAAATAGGATCAAAGGTTTTATAGGTAACAagttatataaacaaacaGACACTGGAAATGAATATATCGATGctgataatattaatgaaaatgataaaaattatactgAAGTAATAAATAACGCCCAAACTGATTctgaacaaaataattataatcatATTACTAATGATCCAAACAATTTAATGTCTACTTTAAAAGAATGGACTGAAGAAAATGGCTATTTTGATCTTGATGTACTTGAGAATAGTTATATCGATATTTGTggtattaaaaatatgttgaaTAAGTATAATAATGTTAGTTGTGgattaaatgaaaacatGGAGAATTTTCCTTATGTATTTTCTTTAcctaataaaagaaataaacaaattaaaacaaaaattgcTGAATtgttatttgaaaaatataaaattccagctatttattttaattcaaaatCGATATTAACTGGATTTgcttataataaaaaagtttgTTCTGTTGTTGATGTTGGCTCTTGTTATACTGATTTTTCAATGTGTAGTGATGGTATAAttgatgataaaaattataatatatataatattgggGGTACAAGTGTAGATATGTTTTTAGAGGAGTTgctacaaaaatataataattcatcTCTTGTTCCATATTATGAATCtcataaagaaaaaaatatgcacacaaataataaagctAGCTATAATAGTGATAATGTTCATATTGATTATTATACCAAAGCAAAGTATATCCCTTTAAGagatttaaaaagttatttATGTGAAGTAGCAAATagtgaaaatgaaataaataaagcaaaaaatatgacaTTTAATGAACATGtcgatatatatatattaccaGATGgacaaaatattaatataacaaaatttacTAACATTGCTtgtgaaatatttttcacaccatcattattaaatgaaaCAGCCATAAATAaccatttaaataatttatatataaaagaacAAAATTTTGAAGGTATACCTActacattatttaatatgttacaaaatattaagtCAATTGAATACAGACAAGATTTACTaagtaatattatattaacagGATCTTCTACCTTATTccaaaattttaatgaaagATTTATCAACGAATTTGCTAATTTAGATATGATGAATAATGGTAACTTCCAAAATTATCAAGTATTAAATAATGGCAAAGATTTTAAGAAATATTCTTCATGGAAAGGCGGAAGTATATTATCATCTTTTAAAAACTTCAACtctttttttgttacaAGAAAAGAATATGAAGAATTTGGTTTTGAGATTGTAAATAGAAAGTGCTAAGAATGCTGTGATTTGGGTTATAATTAGTACACTGTGAAggttttcactttttttttttttcacatgAACAAAATTATCCCAATCATTcaagcatatatatatatatatatatgtgtgtgcatgttgttgtattttctttatttatttcaccgttgtattttttttatgtatataccttttcatattttgtaCAATTTTGCACAATTTTGTACAATTTtgtacaattttttaaatatataaactgGAACATGCCGATTTAGAGCCCTCATGCCAATTCCACATTTGGGCTGTGAATGGCAAGACATAACCCAAACATATATtgcttatattttaaaatgaaaattaaaaaaaatatttttagctatattttacacattttatcatatcccaaatattacatatcctataatagtaataatatacacttacatacattatatatgcagaaatattttttaaatacatgTTTCATCCTTTTTcaccattttatttttaagtttGTTCTTTTTGCAACATTTACAATTTAAAGCGATaacttattatttctttaacgaaaaataaaataataaataaataaaatatgaaatgaaaattatcaaataatgtaaaaccCATAAAACAATACCAATCATACAATATCCTACTATTAATATCTTAAATAATACACAAATTaagtaacaaaaaaaattcatgcaatactaaaaaaaaaaaaatccagGTAGCCATTTAAACATTTagcataaaataaaaaaaaatttacataaatttatactagctttttttttttttatttttttttttgttttcatttttttttatgagcTCAGAGTAAAgctctatatattttgtattatatttgtctctttataataatatttatctttgtaaaaataaataaggattatttcttttatttgatataatGATTGGTCAAAtgaatat
Encoded here:
- a CDS encoding actin-like protein, putative, with amino-acid sequence MAQYNDVSSIVIDLGFENTKIGYSGDENPKNIFSSNVGVPLDLEEKIKNEIYRKCLCTKDEFYMFNLIYPLFYLQPRENITLKNCLYLDNKNNFNINEDVLEKILFMNINGDRSVYKLIQNRIKGFIGNKLYKQTDTGNEYIDADNINENDKNYTEVINNAQTDSEQNNYNHITNDPNNLMSTLKEWTEENGYFDLDVLENSYIDICGIKNMLNKYNNVSCGLNENMENFPYVFSLPNKRNKQIKTKIAELLFEKYKIPAIYFNSKSILTGFAYNKKVCSVVDVGSCYTDFSMCSDGIIDDKNYNIYNIGGTSVDMFLEELLQKYNNSSLVPYYESHKEKNMHTNNKASYNSDNVHIDYYTKAKYIPLRDLKSYLCEVANSENEINKAKNMTFNEHVDIYILPDGQNINITKFTNIACEIFFTPSLLNETAINNHLNNLYIKEQNFEGIPTTLFNMLQNIKSIEYRQDLLSNIILTGSSTLFQNFNERFINEFANLDMMNNGNFQNYQVLNNGKDFKKYSSWKGGSILSSFKNFNSFFVTRKEYEEFGFEIVNRKC